The following are encoded in a window of Brachyhypopomus gauderio isolate BG-103 chromosome 18, BGAUD_0.2, whole genome shotgun sequence genomic DNA:
- the cox8a gene encoding cytochrome c oxidase subunit 8A, mitochondrial has translation MSGLLRGVLRLRTAPVLRGSNFAQRASIASKPAKHAVGSVETVIGLGLFTLVILAPSGWILANLESYKKH, from the exons ATGTCTGGACTTCTTCGAGGAGTTTTGCGGCTTCGCACAGCTCCGGTTCTGCGGGGCTCGAACTTTGCCCAGCGAGCCAGCATCGCCTCAAAACCCGCCAAGCACGCAGTGGGATCCGTC GAGACCGTTATTGGGCTTGGTTTGTTTACCCTGGTCATCCTGGCTCCGTCTGGTTGGATCCTGGCCAACCTTGAGAGCTACAAAAAGCACTGA